In one Desulfoferula mesophila genomic region, the following are encoded:
- a CDS encoding LacI family DNA-binding transcriptional regulator: MATIKEIAKKAGVSYSSVSRALNQQSGVRPEVRKKVLEIARELNYHPHSSAKALVQNRIGVLGVIISRTSEFAFQNPYFSHMLLGLSSVANDMGYHLMLVINQQQSYASLYHSHLVDGIVVLANRIDDPYLPELAKDGVPAVVVPGFPDSWEFDLPSANSENYQDVYRAITYLLNLGHRDIAFILGGMNSIYSLVRLEAYKAAFRDKGLEYKDKYLKESDFSKTDAFRLMGELLDLPDPPSAVISINDATTPGVLHQINSRGLRIPEDISVVAIGCSDLVDLTDPPLTTIKVPVIQVGRAAARVLIELIETGDCRERHVVIPSAFVVRESTGVWPSR, encoded by the coding sequence ATGGCCACCATCAAGGAAATCGCCAAGAAAGCCGGTGTTTCCTATTCCTCCGTCTCGCGGGCCCTGAACCAGCAAAGCGGGGTGCGCCCCGAGGTCCGCAAAAAAGTCCTGGAAATCGCCCGGGAACTCAATTATCACCCCCATTCCTCGGCCAAGGCCCTGGTGCAGAACCGCATAGGGGTTCTGGGAGTGATCATCTCCCGCACCAGCGAGTTCGCCTTTCAGAATCCTTATTTTTCACACATGTTGCTCGGCCTTAGCTCGGTGGCCAACGACATGGGCTACCACCTGATGCTGGTGATCAACCAGCAGCAGAGCTATGCCTCGCTGTATCACAGCCACCTGGTGGACGGCATCGTGGTGTTGGCCAACCGCATAGACGACCCCTACCTTCCCGAACTGGCCAAGGACGGCGTTCCCGCCGTGGTGGTTCCCGGCTTTCCCGATAGCTGGGAGTTCGACCTGCCCAGCGCGAATTCGGAAAATTATCAGGACGTCTACCGGGCCATCACCTACCTGCTCAACTTGGGCCACCGGGATATCGCCTTTATCTTGGGTGGCATGAATTCCATATATTCCCTGGTACGCCTGGAGGCCTACAAGGCGGCTTTCCGTGACAAGGGGCTGGAATATAAGGATAAATACCTAAAAGAAAGCGACTTCTCCAAGACCGACGCCTTTCGGCTGATGGGGGAATTGCTCGACCTGCCCGACCCGCCCAGCGCAGTAATCAGCATCAACGACGCCACCACTCCCGGCGTCTTGCATCAAATCAACAGCCGCGGGCTGCGCATACCCGAAGACATTTCCGTGGTGGCCATTGGCTGCTCGGACTTGGTTGATTTGACCGACCCGCCGCTGACCACCATCAAGGTCCCCGTGATCCAGGTGGGTCGGGCGGCGGCCAGGGTTCTTATCGAGTTAATCGAAACAGGCGATTGCCGGGAGCGGCATGTCGTCATCCCCTCCGCGTTCGTGGTCCGGGAATCCACCGGAGTATGGCCCAGCCGCTGA
- a CDS encoding 3-keto-5-aminohexanoate cleavage protein: MDYAIPADRVVITVAQTGAITKKSLNPNVPEQPAEIAESALQCYNEGAAIVHIHARDPQGENTSEVAVFEDIHGRIRDKCDLIIQDSTGGGPNLTQEQRINCIKAGPDMASLNMGSLMRVAGPYKGVPFSNMPEEIDWFVEQITKQGIKPEMEVYSHSMMHEVHRIIREGRVQKPYYVNIVLGMRYQGAEPASPATLTSLVNNLPPDSIFNCTGVGSAQLPLATMAMVMGGCVRVGLEDNIYYAKGQLAESNAQLVARVVRIARELGKEPATPAEARQYLGLPAKQA, encoded by the coding sequence ATGGATTACGCCATCCCCGCCGACCGCGTGGTCATCACCGTGGCCCAGACCGGAGCCATCACCAAAAAGTCGCTCAACCCCAACGTGCCCGAGCAGCCGGCGGAGATCGCCGAGTCGGCCTTGCAGTGCTACAACGAGGGGGCGGCCATCGTGCACATCCACGCCCGCGATCCCCAGGGCGAGAACACCTCGGAGGTGGCCGTATTCGAGGACATCCATGGCCGCATCCGCGACAAATGCGACCTCATCATCCAAGACAGCACCGGCGGCGGCCCCAACCTGACCCAGGAGCAGCGCATCAACTGCATCAAGGCCGGCCCGGACATGGCCTCCTTGAACATGGGCAGCCTGATGCGGGTGGCCGGCCCCTACAAGGGGGTGCCCTTTTCCAACATGCCCGAAGAGATCGACTGGTTCGTGGAGCAGATAACCAAGCAAGGCATCAAACCGGAGATGGAGGTCTACAGCCATTCCATGATGCACGAGGTGCACCGGATCATAAGGGAAGGCCGGGTGCAAAAGCCTTACTACGTCAACATCGTGCTGGGCATGCGCTACCAGGGGGCCGAACCGGCCAGCCCCGCCACCCTCACCTCGCTGGTGAACAACCTGCCGCCGGACAGCATCTTCAACTGCACCGGGGTGGGCTCGGCCCAGCTCCCCCTGGCCACCATGGCCATGGTCATGGGCGGCTGCGTGCGGGTGGGCCTGGAAGACAACATCTACTACGCCAAGGGCCAGTTGGCCGAGAGCAACGCCCAGTTGGTGGCCCGGGTGGTGCGCATCGCCCGCGAGCTGGGCAAAGAGCCCGCCACCCCGGCCGAGGCCCGGCAATACCTGGGTCTGCCCGCCAAGCAGGCCTAA
- a CDS encoding 3-hydroxyacyl-CoA dehydrogenase family protein: MHLDQIKNITVIGLGTMGPGLAQAFALAGFRVTGFDANPQMPAQAKKIFQANLDSLVEFGELEAEAARAAGTRLDFAESLAEAVGKADLVVETVSEKRDIKRQVYAQIAEHLPQGSLLWSNTSTLNIYDLLPEALIPRSIISHWFAPPHIIPLVEVVKDPRVEQATVDTTLALLEVLGKKAIVIEKFVPGFVINRIQRLLGYEIFFLLENGYISPEDLDLAVKASIAPRMMLLGLVQRYDFTGLELSARNLQDQEFFDPPLDHHPAPLFSRVEEGKLGVKSGEGFYDYRGRELSDILRDRDRYLMRIIKNLDFCIQKDRLV; encoded by the coding sequence ATGCACTTGGATCAGATCAAAAACATCACGGTAATCGGGCTGGGCACCATGGGACCCGGCCTGGCCCAGGCCTTTGCCCTGGCCGGTTTCCGGGTCACCGGCTTTGATGCCAATCCCCAGATGCCGGCCCAGGCCAAAAAGATATTCCAGGCCAACCTGGACAGTTTGGTGGAGTTCGGGGAGCTGGAGGCCGAGGCGGCCCGGGCGGCGGGCACGCGCCTGGATTTCGCGGAGAGCCTGGCCGAAGCGGTGGGCAAGGCCGACCTGGTGGTGGAAACGGTCAGCGAGAAGCGCGACATCAAGCGCCAGGTCTACGCCCAGATCGCCGAGCACCTGCCCCAGGGCAGCCTGCTGTGGAGCAACACCTCCACCCTGAACATCTACGATCTGCTGCCCGAAGCCTTGATCCCCCGCTCCATCATCTCCCATTGGTTCGCCCCGCCCCACATCATCCCCCTGGTGGAGGTGGTCAAGGACCCCAGGGTGGAGCAGGCTACCGTGGACACCACCCTGGCCCTGCTGGAGGTGTTGGGCAAAAAGGCCATCGTCATCGAAAAGTTCGTGCCCGGTTTCGTCATCAACCGCATCCAGCGCCTGCTGGGCTATGAAATATTCTTCCTGCTGGAAAACGGCTACATCAGCCCCGAGGACCTGGACCTGGCGGTCAAGGCCAGCATCGCCCCGCGCATGATGCTCTTGGGCCTGGTGCAGCGCTACGACTTCACCGGCCTGGAGCTGAGCGCCCGCAACCTGCAGGACCAGGAATTTTTCGACCCGCCTTTGGACCATCACCCCGCGCCGCTGTTCTCCCGCGTGGAGGAGGGCAAGCTGGGGGTCAAAAGCGGGGAAGGCTTTTACGACTATCGCGGCCGGGAGTTGAGCGACATCCTGCGCGACCGCGACCGCTACCTGATGCGCATCATCAAGAACCTGGACTTTTGCATCCAGAAGGATCGCCTGGTTTAA
- a CDS encoding thiamine pyrophosphate-binding protein codes for MTVGDRLAQLLAESGVQHVFGVPGGQTLPLYEGIRKSGGAINHVLMRDERSAGFAADAYARLTGKLGVCDATVGPGATNLLSPLAEAHCSSIPMLAIISDISRAWEHRRVRGNASQAMQQLEMFKPVSKWQVTLTQPASLENVLDQAIRVAVSGRPGPVVLAMPDDVGDLDIDWLRRVKPDATFPRHRSALDPAQTLAARQALLQAKKPVLLAGGGVHSSGALGELAALARKLGCPVVTTITGKGVMAETDSQVFGVTGSMGSPKANEVVRQADLVFFIGCKAGQLATFGYDCPAYGVTTIHLDIDAEEIGRNFPDSIPLVGDARLGLGDLLSALEGDSFAYQWNLEELRAINQKWYDDITLRPQAPGDPLKAQAVTRLIDQAMAPGDLAVCDASLPSGWAAAYLRLKEAGRYYLAPRGLAGLGWGAPAAVGAALARPQAERVFLFAGDGGYAFSLQEMEVMVRLKLPVITCLFNNDVLGWIKHVQLARYGDNHISTDFSHIDFATVAKGFGARAYSVNTLEELGEVLETERRPQGPVMIDMTTDQYETPVLRNASGAA; via the coding sequence ATGACCGTTGGCGACAGACTGGCGCAACTACTGGCCGAAAGCGGCGTGCAGCACGTTTTCGGCGTGCCCGGCGGACAAACCCTGCCCCTGTATGAAGGCATTCGCAAGAGCGGCGGGGCCATCAATCACGTACTTATGCGCGACGAGCGCAGCGCCGGTTTCGCGGCGGACGCCTACGCCCGCCTCACCGGCAAGCTGGGAGTGTGCGACGCCACGGTGGGGCCCGGCGCCACCAACCTGCTCTCCCCCCTGGCCGAGGCCCATTGCTCCTCCATACCCATGCTGGCCATCATCTCCGACATCTCCCGCGCCTGGGAGCACCGCCGGGTACGGGGCAACGCCTCCCAGGCCATGCAGCAATTGGAGATGTTCAAGCCGGTGAGCAAGTGGCAGGTGACCCTGACCCAGCCCGCTTCCTTGGAAAACGTGCTGGACCAGGCCATCCGGGTGGCGGTTAGCGGCCGCCCCGGCCCGGTGGTGCTGGCCATGCCCGACGACGTGGGCGATTTGGACATAGACTGGCTGCGCCGGGTCAAACCCGACGCCACCTTCCCCCGCCACCGCAGCGCCCTTGACCCCGCCCAAACCCTGGCGGCCCGCCAGGCATTGCTCCAGGCCAAGAAGCCGGTACTGTTGGCCGGCGGCGGGGTGCACTCCTCCGGAGCCCTCGGCGAACTGGCCGCCCTGGCCCGCAAGCTGGGATGCCCCGTGGTGACCACCATCACCGGCAAGGGGGTAATGGCCGAAACCGATTCCCAGGTGTTCGGGGTCACCGGCTCCATGGGCAGCCCCAAGGCCAACGAGGTGGTGCGCCAGGCGGACCTGGTGTTTTTCATCGGCTGCAAGGCGGGGCAACTGGCCACCTTTGGCTACGACTGCCCGGCCTACGGCGTGACCACCATCCACCTGGACATCGACGCCGAGGAGATCGGGCGCAACTTCCCCGATAGCATCCCCCTGGTGGGCGACGCCCGCTTGGGCCTGGGCGATCTCCTGAGCGCCTTGGAAGGCGACAGCTTCGCCTACCAATGGAACCTGGAGGAGCTGCGTGCCATCAACCAGAAATGGTACGACGACATCACCCTGCGGCCCCAGGCTCCCGGCGATCCCCTCAAGGCCCAGGCGGTCACCCGCCTGATCGACCAGGCCATGGCTCCCGGCGACCTGGCGGTGTGCGACGCCAGCCTGCCCTCGGGCTGGGCGGCGGCCTACCTGCGCCTCAAGGAGGCCGGCCGCTACTACCTGGCCCCGCGGGGCCTGGCCGGCCTGGGCTGGGGCGCCCCGGCCGCGGTGGGCGCGGCCCTGGCCCGCCCCCAGGCCGAGCGGGTGTTTTTGTTCGCGGGCGACGGCGGCTACGCCTTTTCCTTGCAGGAGATGGAGGTGATGGTGCGCCTGAAGCTGCCGGTGATCACCTGCCTGTTCAACAACGACGTGCTGGGCTGGATAAAGCACGTGCAGCTTGCCCGCTATGGTGACAACCACATTTCCACCGACTTCAGCCACATCGACTTTGCCACCGTGGCCAAGGGCTTTGGGGCCCGGGCCTATAGCGTGAACACCTTGGAGGAACTCGGCGAAGTATTGGAAACCGAACGCCGGCCCCAGGGTCCGGTGATGATCGACATGACCACGGACCAGTACGAAACGCCGGTGCTGCGCAACGCCTCGGGCGCGGCCTGA
- a CDS encoding Bug family tripartite tricarboxylate transporter substrate binding protein, whose amino-acid sequence MRRRKLGTILAGIAALSLVLLGGTALAAYPDKPITFLVNYGAGGTTDLTSRLLCSVAEKPLGQTITVVNKPGGGGTVEPTYLATRKPDGYTIGVTSFSPMAVAPHMMKVNYTLKDFAFIAGVCRYLYGVAVKADSPYKTWADLMKAIESGKRLTMATPSPVQAILFPRLAKFTGKKMDNVVWVRYKSGKETTVALLGGHVDMIVGNPMDIAPQVKTGELRMLASASPVRWPLLPDVPTLHDLGYKVDIDSWLGFAAPAGIKEDRRAKLQAAFKSAVEDKAIQKKMIDLGMAPMFMSGPDYAKFCEKGFKEMGEDLKTVGLEKKK is encoded by the coding sequence ATGAGGCGTCGTAAACTGGGAACCATTTTGGCCGGCATCGCGGCCCTGTCGCTGGTGTTGCTGGGCGGCACGGCTCTGGCCGCCTACCCCGACAAACCTATCACCTTCCTCGTCAACTACGGCGCGGGCGGCACCACCGACCTTACCAGCCGCTTGCTTTGCTCGGTGGCCGAAAAGCCCCTGGGCCAGACCATCACCGTGGTCAACAAGCCTGGCGGCGGCGGCACGGTGGAGCCCACCTATCTGGCCACCCGCAAACCCGACGGCTACACCATCGGCGTAACCAGCTTCTCGCCCATGGCCGTGGCCCCGCACATGATGAAGGTCAACTACACCCTCAAGGACTTCGCCTTCATCGCCGGTGTGTGCCGTTACCTCTACGGCGTGGCCGTGAAGGCCGACTCGCCCTACAAGACCTGGGCCGATCTGATGAAGGCCATCGAGAGCGGCAAGCGTTTGACCATGGCCACCCCCAGCCCGGTGCAGGCCATCCTCTTCCCCCGCCTGGCCAAGTTCACGGGCAAGAAGATGGATAACGTGGTCTGGGTCCGCTACAAGTCGGGCAAGGAGACCACCGTGGCCCTGCTGGGCGGCCACGTGGATATGATCGTGGGCAACCCCATGGACATCGCCCCCCAGGTGAAGACCGGCGAACTGCGCATGTTGGCCTCGGCCAGCCCGGTGCGTTGGCCCTTGCTGCCCGATGTGCCCACTCTGCACGACCTAGGCTACAAGGTGGACATCGACTCCTGGCTGGGCTTCGCCGCTCCGGCGGGCATAAAGGAAGACCGCCGCGCCAAGCTGCAGGCCGCCTTCAAGTCCGCCGTGGAAGACAAGGCCATCCAGAAGAAAATGATCGATCTGGGCATGGCCCCCATGTTCATGAGCGGCCCTGACTACGCCAAGTTCTGCGAGAAGGGCTTTAAGGAAATGGGCGAGGACCTCAAGACCGTGGGTCTGGAAAAGAAAAAGTAG
- a CDS encoding tripartite tricarboxylate transporter permease, with protein MWDLLFNGFAEILAPGNLIYLFGGVMVGIILGAIPGLTATMGIAMVIPLTLTLPALPSLMMLMGAYKGGIFGGSISAILLCAPGTSAAAATVADGHALAKAGKAIKALKISLTASVIGDTFSDIVLIFLAVNLARVALQFGPGEFTAVAIMALTIVGPASGKSLLKGLITALLGLLVALIGLDPGTSLPRLTFDLNELVDGIALVPMLIGLLTIPEIMAQYEERVKTVKAHIPPPSCKDDTRITRKDWKQMVRPMISGSLLGTTIGIIPGLGPTLGAFMGYDAAWRQSKHREEFGRGSVEGIAGAESGNNSVSGANLVPLLGLGVPGDVEAAILVGAFLIHDLTPGPLIFQEAPEVIYGLYAGLLTANLLLYCIARGLLPAFTKAAGLRVTIIFPVMLVLCAVGSYAFNQSLFDVGVTFTFGLLGYALNKLNFPRATFLIGFILGPLLEDNFRRAMVISQGDIAILFDSPLSIGLWIFTAISVSTILYSKWRQRQRVAKLAPPHAPDPTEPEQAAEAATDGRGGYLRVSQFALQLVGALVLLAFFLFCYLILFPAQVETPGGFGVSALLFPNSLLLLGCLFSGLLALDLIRRRKTFGYSKMNYHAALRVCIYVGGMLLYLLGLEYLGFMISSVLGILGFCVLLGERKMTVVGPLAVLAPLAVDFLFEYALKVQLPSMPWVE; from the coding sequence ATGTGGGATCTATTATTTAATGGCTTCGCTGAAATCCTGGCCCCGGGCAACCTCATATACCTTTTTGGCGGGGTGATGGTGGGCATCATCCTGGGGGCCATCCCAGGCTTGACCGCCACCATGGGCATCGCCATGGTCATCCCCCTGACCCTCACCCTGCCCGCCCTACCCAGCCTGATGATGCTCATGGGAGCCTATAAGGGCGGCATCTTCGGCGGCTCCATTTCGGCGATACTTTTGTGCGCGCCGGGAACCTCGGCGGCCGCGGCCACTGTAGCCGACGGCCATGCCCTGGCCAAGGCGGGCAAGGCCATCAAGGCGCTCAAGATATCCCTGACCGCCTCGGTGATCGGCGACACCTTCAGCGACATCGTGCTTATTTTCCTGGCCGTGAACCTGGCCCGGGTGGCCCTGCAATTCGGCCCCGGCGAGTTCACCGCCGTGGCCATCATGGCCCTGACCATCGTGGGCCCGGCCTCGGGCAAGTCCCTGCTCAAGGGCCTCATCACCGCACTGCTCGGCCTGCTGGTGGCCTTGATCGGCCTGGATCCAGGCACCTCCCTGCCCAGGCTCACCTTTGACCTCAACGAGCTTGTGGACGGCATCGCCCTGGTGCCCATGCTCATCGGCCTGCTGACCATTCCCGAAATCATGGCCCAGTACGAAGAGAGGGTGAAGACTGTAAAGGCGCACATCCCCCCACCCTCTTGCAAGGACGACACCCGCATCACCCGCAAGGACTGGAAGCAGATGGTGCGCCCCATGATCAGCGGCTCCCTGCTGGGCACCACCATCGGGATCATCCCCGGCCTGGGGCCCACCCTGGGAGCTTTCATGGGCTACGACGCCGCCTGGCGCCAATCCAAGCACCGCGAGGAGTTCGGCCGGGGCTCGGTGGAGGGCATCGCCGGGGCCGAGTCGGGCAACAACTCGGTGAGCGGGGCCAACCTGGTGCCGCTGTTGGGCCTGGGCGTGCCGGGCGACGTGGAAGCGGCCATCCTGGTGGGAGCCTTCCTGATCCACGACCTGACCCCCGGCCCTCTGATTTTCCAGGAAGCGCCGGAAGTTATCTACGGCCTGTACGCGGGCCTGCTCACCGCCAACCTTCTGCTCTACTGCATAGCCCGGGGCCTGCTGCCCGCCTTTACCAAGGCGGCGGGGCTCAGGGTCACCATCATCTTCCCGGTGATGCTGGTGCTGTGCGCGGTGGGCTCCTACGCCTTCAACCAAAGCCTGTTCGACGTGGGGGTGACCTTCACCTTCGGTCTGCTGGGCTACGCCCTGAACAAGCTCAACTTCCCGCGCGCCACCTTCCTCATCGGCTTTATCCTGGGCCCCTTGCTGGAGGACAACTTCCGCCGGGCCATGGTGATCAGCCAGGGCGACATCGCCATTCTTTTCGACAGCCCCCTGTCCATCGGTCTGTGGATATTCACCGCCATTTCGGTGAGCACCATTCTCTACAGCAAATGGCGGCAGCGCCAGAGGGTGGCCAAGCTGGCGCCCCCCCATGCTCCGGATCCCACGGAACCGGAGCAGGCAGCCGAGGCCGCCACGGACGGCCGGGGCGGCTACCTGCGCGTGTCGCAATTCGCCCTGCAACTTGTCGGCGCCCTGGTTCTCTTAGCTTTCTTTCTGTTTTGCTATCTGATCCTGTTCCCGGCCCAAGTGGAAACCCCCGGCGGCTTCGGCGTCTCGGCCCTCCTGTTCCCCAACTCTCTGCTGTTACTGGGCTGCCTGTTCTCGGGCCTGCTGGCCCTGGACCTGATTCGCCGGCGCAAAACCTTCGGCTACAGCAAGATGAATTACCACGCGGCGCTCAGGGTATGCATCTACGTGGGCGGCATGCTCCTGTACCTGCTGGGGCTGGAGTATCTGGGCTTCATGATCAGTTCGGTGCTGGGCATCCTGGGATTCTGCGTCCTCCTGGGCGAGCGCAAAATGACCGTGGTGGGGCCGCTGGCGGTGTTGGCCCCCCTGGCGGTGGACTTCCTGTTCGAGTACGCCCTGAAGGTGCAGTTGCCGAGCATGCCCTGGGTGGAATAG
- a CDS encoding NAD(P)H-quinone oxidoreductase yields the protein MQAVLVKQPGGPEQLYLGEAPDPAPKEGQVLVKVAATAVNRADTLQRRGMYPPPPGESEILGLEMAGEVVETGPGCELRRPGDKVFGILSGGGYAQYAALDEGLAMPIPEGIALEQAAGMAEVFLTAYQALFWLGELQAGENVLIHAGASGVGTSAIQLAKMAGARVLVTASSPEKLQACRSLGADVGINYKLEDFPARVMEATEGHGADVLIDFIAAPYYQRNLSSLAVDGRMVMLAFIGGHQVEQVDLRPMLNKRLTIKGTTLRSRSLDYRVRLSQEFIAKYAARFSASELKPVIDSVLALSDVRAAHERIEANLNVGKIILRIA from the coding sequence ATGCAAGCGGTACTGGTCAAACAACCCGGAGGCCCCGAACAACTCTACCTGGGCGAGGCCCCGGACCCCGCGCCCAAGGAGGGGCAAGTGCTGGTCAAGGTGGCGGCCACCGCGGTAAACCGGGCCGACACCCTGCAACGCCGGGGCATGTATCCCCCTCCCCCCGGCGAAAGCGAAATCCTGGGCCTGGAGATGGCCGGCGAGGTGGTGGAGACCGGGCCCGGCTGCGAACTGCGCCGGCCCGGCGACAAGGTGTTCGGCATCCTCTCCGGCGGCGGCTACGCCCAGTACGCGGCCCTGGACGAGGGGCTGGCCATGCCCATCCCCGAGGGCATCGCCCTGGAGCAGGCGGCGGGCATGGCCGAGGTTTTTCTCACCGCTTACCAGGCGCTGTTTTGGTTGGGCGAGCTGCAAGCCGGCGAGAACGTGTTGATCCACGCCGGAGCCAGCGGGGTGGGCACCTCGGCCATCCAGTTGGCCAAAATGGCCGGAGCCAGGGTCCTGGTAACCGCCAGTTCTCCGGAGAAGCTTCAGGCTTGCCGCTCCCTGGGGGCCGATGTGGGCATCAACTACAAGCTGGAAGATTTTCCCGCCAGGGTGATGGAGGCCACCGAGGGCCATGGCGCGGACGTGCTTATCGACTTCATCGCGGCCCCCTACTACCAGCGCAACCTGTCTTCCCTGGCCGTGGACGGCCGCATGGTGATGCTGGCCTTTATCGGCGGCCATCAGGTGGAGCAGGTGGACCTGCGGCCCATGCTCAACAAGCGCCTTACGATAAAGGGCACCACCCTGCGCAGTCGCTCCCTGGACTACCGGGTGCGCTTGAGCCAGGAGTTTATCGCCAAATACGCGGCCCGCTTCAGCGCGAGTGAGTTGAAGCCGGTTATTGACAGTGTGCTTGCCTTGAGCGATGTTAGGGCGGCCCATGAACGGATCGAGGCCAACCTCAACGTTGGCAAGATAATTTTGCGGATCGCCTGA
- a CDS encoding thiolase family protein, which translates to MKIMICGAVRTPIGNYIGSLRDVPAYKLGALVLNEAVKRAGVDPATVDDVIMGQSYQNGESVNIARMSLLAAGWPDHVTGMTLDRRCLSGLDAICQGAMKIMSGYADIVVAGGVDSMSRAEFYIPGEFMKWGVGGAKDPKWGLMPRGHGALPMWGIPLFDRIQRARVMSQPVERYGELNSMMSWAEAAAKAEGVTREEADRWSLRSHQRAIAAIDAGKFDEEIVPVEVPGKKGAVNLVSQDEPPRRDSSLERLAKLPTVYPDGICTAGNSSTENDGAAAVVLMSEETASKLGVTPLGSLVSFGVAAADPSLTYPAVPASVNKALDKAGLTLEQIDLIEIQEAFAAQVLADAKLMGLTYEDMDPMVNVNGSGISLGHPIGATGAMRMVTLLQEMKRRGASLGMETICGGGGQGIAAIVAR; encoded by the coding sequence ATGAAAATTATGATTTGCGGCGCGGTGCGCACCCCCATCGGCAATTACATTGGCTCCCTGCGCGATGTCCCGGCCTACAAACTGGGCGCCCTGGTCCTCAACGAAGCCGTCAAACGGGCCGGAGTGGACCCGGCAACGGTGGACGACGTGATCATGGGCCAGTCCTACCAAAACGGCGAATCGGTGAACATCGCCCGCATGTCTTTGTTGGCCGCCGGCTGGCCCGACCACGTGACCGGGATGACCCTCGACCGCCGTTGTTTGTCGGGTCTGGACGCCATTTGCCAGGGCGCCATGAAGATCATGAGCGGCTACGCCGACATCGTGGTGGCCGGCGGGGTGGACAGCATGAGCCGGGCCGAATTCTACATTCCCGGCGAATTCATGAAATGGGGCGTGGGCGGGGCCAAAGACCCCAAGTGGGGCTTAATGCCCCGGGGCCACGGAGCCCTGCCCATGTGGGGTATCCCCTTGTTCGACCGCATCCAGAGGGCGCGGGTGATGTCCCAGCCCGTGGAGCGCTATGGCGAGCTCAACTCCATGATGTCCTGGGCCGAGGCCGCGGCCAAGGCCGAAGGCGTTACCCGCGAGGAGGCCGACCGCTGGTCGCTGCGCAGCCACCAACGGGCCATCGCGGCCATCGACGCGGGCAAGTTCGATGAAGAAATCGTGCCGGTGGAGGTGCCCGGCAAAAAAGGCGCGGTCAATCTGGTCAGCCAGGACGAACCGCCCCGGCGCGATTCCTCCCTGGAGCGTCTGGCCAAGCTGCCCACCGTGTACCCGGACGGCATTTGCACGGCGGGCAACTCGTCCACCGAAAACGACGGCGCGGCCGCCGTGGTGTTGATGAGCGAGGAAACCGCCAGCAAGCTGGGCGTGACTCCCCTGGGCAGCCTGGTTTCCTTCGGGGTGGCCGCCGCCGATCCCTCTCTCACCTACCCGGCCGTGCCGGCCTCGGTGAACAAGGCCTTGGACAAGGCCGGCCTGACCTTGGAGCAGATAGACCTCATCGAGATACAGGAGGCCTTCGCCGCCCAGGTGCTGGCCGACGCCAAGCTCATGGGCCTGACCTACGAGGACATGGACCCCATGGTCAACGTGAACGGTTCGGGCATTTCCCTGGGCCATCCCATCGGGGCCACGGGAGCCATGCGCATGGTAACCCTGCTGCAAGAGATGAAACGCCGGGGAGCTTCCTTGGGCATGGAGACCATCTGCGGCGGCGGCGGCCAGGGCATCGCGGCGATCGTGGCCCGCTAG
- a CDS encoding phosphoglycerate dehydrogenase, with protein MLIRSFSPTFGKIATEPAQWLRDQGWQVELCPQDHPVDQATARDLVGDCDGLVCGMTPIDRQMLLAAPRLKVVSMHGTGTGHIDLEFARQRGVVVCNVPGGNQRAVAELALGLILCLARGIPQARQQVLEGGWSPVIGCEIKGKTLGILGLGKIGRELARMARALGMEVVAYNRTPLPEFAAQLGLALVPLDELLAKADFISLHLPGTPETMGLIGKRELALAKPGAYLLNLGRGGVVDEAALYQALTQGRLAGAALDVLAQEPPQDNPLLELPQVIVVPHIGGYTMESLNQVGWTCARNIAAVLKGEKPPYPVNL; from the coding sequence ATGTTGATCCGCTCTTTTTCCCCCACCTTTGGCAAAATAGCCACCGAACCCGCCCAGTGGCTGCGCGACCAGGGGTGGCAGGTGGAGCTTTGCCCGCAGGACCATCCCGTGGACCAAGCCACGGCCAGGGACCTAGTCGGCGACTGTGACGGCCTGGTCTGCGGCATGACCCCCATTGATCGGCAAATGCTCTTGGCCGCGCCGCGCCTCAAGGTGGTCTCCATGCACGGCACCGGCACCGGCCACATCGACCTGGAGTTCGCCAGGCAGCGCGGAGTGGTGGTGTGCAACGTGCCCGGCGGCAACCAGCGGGCCGTGGCCGAACTGGCCCTGGGGCTGATCCTGTGCCTGGCCCGCGGCATCCCCCAGGCCCGCCAACAGGTGTTGGAGGGGGGCTGGTCCCCGGTCATAGGTTGCGAGATAAAGGGCAAGACCCTGGGCATCCTGGGCCTGGGCAAGATCGGCCGCGAGTTGGCCCGCATGGCCCGGGCCCTGGGCATGGAGGTGGTGGCTTACAACCGCACCCCGCTTCCGGAGTTCGCCGCCCAGCTCGGCCTGGCCCTGGTGCCCCTGGACGAGCTGCTGGCCAAAGCGGATTTCATCAGCCTGCACCTGCCGGGCACGCCCGAGACCATGGGCCTTATCGGAAAGCGCGAGCTGGCCTTGGCCAAGCCGGGGGCCTATTTGCTCAACCTGGGCCGGGGCGGGGTGGTGGACGAGGCCGCCCTGTACCAGGCCCTGACCCAGGGCCGCCTGGCCGGAGCCGCCCTGGACGTGCTGGCCCAGGAGCCGCCCCAAGACAATCCCCTGCTGGAGCTGCCCCAGGTGATCGTGGTGCCCCACATCGGCGGTTACACCATGGAGAGCCTCAACCAGGTGGGCTGGACCTGCGCCCGCAATATCGCGGCGGTGCTCAAGGGCGAGAAGCCGCCCTATCCGGTAAACCTTTGA